One window from the genome of Dyadobacter sp. CECT 9275 encodes:
- a CDS encoding glycoside hydrolase family 88 protein, giving the protein MAESFMTNHKDSILVGKNTITRWDYEQGLMLKALEKVWNRTGDGKYFEYIRKDIDQYVRGDGSIRSYRFDDFNIDNIPTGRVLLTLYQQTLPDKEKYKKASDRLWQQLEQQPRTKEGGYWHKKKYPYQMWLDGLFMGEPFAAEYSLLFNHPEHFEDIANQFALIEKYAVDETTGLIYHAYDESREQKWADKKTGRSPSFWARAIGWYAIALVDVLDYFPKNHPRRTELVKYLQRLAPVLVRYQDGKSGLWYQVIDQGNRAGNYFEASASCMFVYALAKGARMGYITENYAADARRGYNAILANFIEEEANGTISLNKTVSVGGLGGNPYRDGSYAYYLSEPIRKNDLKGLGPFIFASVEMEIAAEYGIGKGKTVGLDYHFNHEFRKGPAGTEEAFHYTWEDRQHSGFWLWGNIFNELGAKTTSIKAAPARDNLKGIDVYIIVDPDTKKETANPQYISPGDIKEIEKWVKAGGILVLMANDTSNCEIPHFNKLAQAFGIQFSNRNRNMVQGMQFEQGKITVSASAGQVFKNSKKLYIKELSPLSLTKPAIALLEDDGDIIMATSRYGKGVVFAVGDPWLYNEYLDGRRIDSSFENFAAGKDLAVWLLNKVPKRNQ; this is encoded by the coding sequence ATGGCGGAATCCTTTATGACCAATCATAAAGACTCGATCCTTGTGGGCAAGAACACTATTACCCGCTGGGATTACGAACAGGGACTGATGCTGAAAGCATTGGAAAAGGTATGGAACCGTACCGGTGATGGTAAATATTTTGAGTACATCAGAAAAGATATTGATCAGTACGTGCGCGGGGATGGCAGTATCCGGAGTTACAGGTTCGATGATTTTAATATAGACAACATCCCCACCGGAAGAGTACTCTTGACCCTTTACCAGCAAACACTGCCGGATAAGGAAAAATACAAAAAGGCATCGGACCGGCTCTGGCAACAACTGGAGCAACAACCCCGAACCAAAGAAGGCGGCTACTGGCACAAAAAGAAATACCCCTATCAGATGTGGCTCGACGGGCTTTTCATGGGTGAGCCCTTTGCCGCAGAGTACAGCCTGCTCTTTAATCACCCCGAACATTTTGAGGATATAGCTAACCAGTTTGCCCTGATTGAAAAATATGCCGTAGATGAAACGACCGGCCTCATTTACCATGCCTATGACGAAAGCCGGGAGCAAAAATGGGCCGATAAAAAGACGGGGCGTTCACCCAGTTTCTGGGCTCGTGCCATAGGCTGGTATGCCATTGCGCTGGTGGATGTACTCGATTATTTCCCAAAAAACCATCCCAGGAGAACCGAGCTGGTTAAATATCTGCAGCGCCTGGCACCGGTGCTGGTAAGGTATCAGGACGGCAAGTCGGGCCTTTGGTATCAGGTGATTGACCAGGGCAACCGGGCCGGTAATTATTTCGAAGCATCGGCATCCTGCATGTTCGTTTACGCACTGGCCAAAGGTGCAAGGATGGGTTATATCACCGAAAATTACGCAGCCGACGCCCGTCGTGGATACAATGCTATTCTTGCCAATTTTATTGAAGAAGAAGCCAACGGCACCATCAGCCTTAACAAAACGGTAAGTGTGGGCGGCCTGGGCGGCAATCCCTATCGTGACGGCAGTTATGCTTATTACCTGAGCGAACCCATCCGCAAGAATGACCTGAAGGGATTAGGCCCCTTTATTTTTGCCAGTGTGGAAATGGAGATAGCAGCCGAATACGGAATTGGAAAAGGGAAAACCGTGGGGCTGGATTATCACTTCAACCATGAATTCAGAAAGGGGCCGGCCGGTACCGAAGAGGCATTCCACTATACCTGGGAAGACCGGCAGCATTCGGGTTTCTGGCTTTGGGGGAATATTTTCAATGAACTGGGAGCAAAAACGACTTCCATAAAAGCTGCACCAGCAAGGGACAATCTCAAAGGAATTGATGTGTACATCATCGTTGATCCGGATACAAAAAAAGAAACAGCCAATCCTCAGTACATTAGCCCGGGTGATATCAAAGAAATTGAAAAATGGGTGAAAGCCGGAGGTATTCTGGTTCTGATGGCCAATGATACCTCCAACTGCGAGATACCCCATTTTAATAAACTGGCCCAGGCCTTCGGGATCCAATTCAGCAACCGGAACCGGAACATGGTACAGGGTATGCAGTTCGAACAGGGAAAAATAACAGTATCGGCCAGCGCAGGGCAAGTTTTCAAAAACAGCAAAAAACTATATATCAAAGAGTTATCTCCGTTGTCTTTAACAAAACCTGCCATCGCTTTGCTCGAAGACGACGGTGATATTATCATGGCCACTTCCAGGTATGGCAAAGGGGTCGTCTTTGCCGTGGGAGATCCCTGGCTTTACAACGAGTATCTGGACGGCCGCAGGATTGATAGCAGTTTTGAAAATTTTGCGGCAGGAAAAGATCTTGCCGTATGGCTGCTCAACAAAGTTCCCAAACGAAATCAGTAG
- the kduD gene encoding 2-dehydro-3-deoxy-D-gluconate 5-dehydrogenase KduD has translation MYSQNIFDLRGKTALVTGCNKGIGKAMSLALAEAGADIIGISSSIWKGSEIETEITALGRSFSAYQVDLSSRDSLYAFIRQVKQDHPVIDILINNAGIILRQPAAEHPDEYWDNVMNINLDAPFILSREIGRDMVARGYGKIIFTASLLTFQGGINVPGYTASKSAIGGLVKALSNEWAGKGVNVNAIAPGYINTDNTEPLRNDPVRSKSILERIPAGRWGQPEDFMGPVIFLASKASDYVSGTVVTVDGGWMGR, from the coding sequence ATGTATTCCCAGAATATTTTTGATCTCCGTGGTAAAACCGCGCTTGTTACCGGCTGTAATAAAGGTATAGGTAAAGCTATGTCCCTGGCGCTGGCCGAAGCTGGTGCAGACATTATCGGTATATCTTCCTCCATCTGGAAAGGAAGCGAAATTGAAACTGAAATCACAGCTCTGGGCCGAAGCTTCTCTGCTTATCAGGTTGACCTGAGCAGCCGTGATTCTCTTTATGCTTTTATCAGACAGGTCAAACAGGATCACCCGGTTATTGATATCCTGATCAATAACGCAGGGATTATTCTGCGCCAGCCCGCTGCCGAACACCCAGACGAGTACTGGGACAACGTGATGAATATCAACCTTGATGCACCTTTCATACTTTCCCGAGAAATTGGCCGCGATATGGTGGCACGCGGATATGGGAAAATCATCTTCACGGCCTCTTTGCTCACATTTCAGGGGGGCATCAACGTGCCGGGTTACACGGCGTCAAAAAGTGCCATTGGCGGCTTGGTTAAAGCACTCTCCAACGAATGGGCGGGTAAAGGTGTAAACGTAAATGCCATAGCACCAGGTTATATCAATACGGACAACACCGAGCCGCTCAGGAATGATCCTGTCCGGAGCAAATCCATTCTGGAAAGAATCCCCGCCGGGCGCTGGGGCCAGCCAGAGGATTTCATGGGGCCGGTAATTTTTCTGGCGTCCAAAGCATCCGACTACGTCAGCGGTACCGTGGTCACTGTGGATGGCGGATGGATGGGCAGATAA
- a CDS encoding ABC transporter permease, which yields MQFPSFIAARIRHNEAGSFSATVSRIGVASIAIGVAVGILAFAVLLGFKQTIRQKVFLFGAHINISAFALGNTYEEGPLPVKNPVSEELPKIPEIDHWQAVAHKSGILKTKEEIKGVVLKGVGKDFNWDLFKTTLVSGRLLGYKDSSAIRYGYSSEIIISKKIASQLVLKPGDDVIMYSLQNPPRPRKLTIAGIYDTQMEEFDNTLIIGDLALVQRLNGWGADSVGTYEIYLKDFSKLDQVASRLKAVLPPAVYLSKVTDSFRPLFDWLILLDRNTAVFMTLILFVACFNMVSILLVMIMERTPLIGLLKTLGSPNRQIRMVFFRVGIYMVRNGLLIGNATGLLLCWLQYQFRFIPLDPVNYYMDTVPIVFDWPVFGLVNVITMVVSALILSIPTLIITTIQPVKALLFKK from the coding sequence TTGCAATTTCCTTCTTTCATAGCCGCTCGTATCCGCCATAATGAGGCCGGTTCTTTCTCCGCCACGGTGTCCAGGATAGGCGTTGCAAGTATTGCTATTGGTGTTGCCGTGGGGATACTTGCTTTTGCTGTTTTATTGGGTTTTAAACAAACCATCCGCCAAAAGGTTTTTCTTTTCGGCGCCCATATCAACATCAGTGCATTTGCATTGGGCAATACCTACGAGGAAGGTCCGCTGCCTGTTAAAAACCCTGTGTCAGAAGAATTGCCAAAAATCCCGGAAATTGATCACTGGCAGGCGGTAGCCCATAAATCGGGCATTCTTAAAACAAAGGAGGAAATTAAAGGAGTTGTTTTAAAGGGAGTAGGTAAGGATTTCAATTGGGATTTATTTAAAACGACGCTGGTGAGCGGAAGGCTTTTGGGCTACAAGGATTCTTCGGCCATCAGGTATGGCTATTCCTCCGAAATCATCATCAGTAAAAAGATAGCTTCCCAGCTCGTATTGAAACCCGGTGATGACGTGATCATGTACTCTCTTCAGAACCCACCCCGCCCACGCAAGCTCACCATTGCCGGAATTTACGATACCCAAATGGAAGAATTTGACAACACACTGATCATCGGAGACCTGGCTCTGGTACAGCGCCTCAATGGCTGGGGTGCCGACTCCGTGGGCACCTATGAGATATACCTCAAGGATTTTTCAAAACTGGATCAGGTCGCTTCCAGGTTAAAAGCTGTGTTACCTCCGGCGGTTTATCTGTCGAAAGTGACCGATTCCTTTCGTCCTTTGTTTGACTGGCTGATACTGCTCGACCGCAATACCGCCGTGTTCATGACCCTCATACTGTTTGTAGCCTGCTTTAATATGGTATCCATCCTGCTGGTTATGATCATGGAACGCACACCGCTGATCGGCCTGCTGAAAACGCTGGGCAGCCCGAACCGCCAGATCAGAATGGTGTTTTTCAGAGTTGGAATTTATATGGTGCGAAACGGATTGCTGATCGGCAACGCCACCGGCCTGCTGTTATGCTGGCTGCAGTACCAGTTCAGATTCATTCCGCTTGATCCGGTCAATTATTATATGGATACCGTTCCCATTGTGTTCGACTGGCCCGTGTTTGGGTTAGTCAATGTGATTACCATGGTGGTTTCAGCACTCATTCTTTCGATCCCTACCCTGATCATCACAACCATCCAGCCGGTGAAGGCGCTTTTATTTAAAAAATAA
- a CDS encoding peroxiredoxin family protein — protein sequence MYYEIEDELGNVSTIQLKERISESVESLREGDIAPLFYLKSDEGFPVTSLTGFSVTGDTRDLMDLIQSKPLVITFYCTCWGSYAPKYLNFLQEITPQVEALGGQVLVLTTESPKQIERLSKKLDAELTFFHDKDHNVARSYGVFSETSPIWDRIAGISEEVFTPALFVVGGDRKVLYAFVDENFDGQPQVKRVLEKIYNFKNKK from the coding sequence ATGTACTACGAAATTGAAGATGAACTGGGTAATGTATCTACGATCCAACTGAAAGAAAGAATTTCTGAATCGGTGGAGTCGCTCAGGGAGGGCGATATAGCCCCTTTGTTTTATCTGAAATCGGATGAAGGATTTCCCGTGACGTCGCTTACCGGCTTTTCGGTCACGGGTGACACCCGTGACCTCATGGATTTGATCCAGTCCAAACCTTTGGTGATTACCTTTTACTGTACCTGCTGGGGGAGTTATGCGCCAAAATATCTGAACTTTTTGCAGGAAATTACGCCACAGGTGGAAGCGCTGGGCGGGCAGGTGCTGGTATTAACGACGGAGTCGCCTAAGCAGATCGAAAGACTTTCAAAAAAGCTCGATGCAGAATTGACATTCTTCCATGACAAGGATCACAACGTGGCCCGGTCATACGGGGTATTTTCGGAAACCTCTCCGATCTGGGATCGTATTGCGGGGATATCCGAAGAAGTTTTTACGCCTGCTCTTTTTGTAGTGGGAGGCGACAGAAAGGTTTTGTATGCTTTTGTGGACGAAAATTTTGACGGCCAGCCGCAGGTTAAAAGGGTACTTGAAAAGATTTATAATTTCAAAAACAAAAAATAA
- a CDS encoding LacI family DNA-binding transcriptional regulator, with the protein METITIKDIAKALNLSTSTVSRALRNSYEINPETKRLVMEYAEKMNYRPNPIALSLKDSKSRAIGVIIPEIANYFFSQLINGIESIAYNLGYHVVIFQSHESFERELANTHYLVSRKVDGLLVSLSSLTTDINHFEELMEKGMPIVFFDRVPQTDNTHKIIADNFEGSYKATAHLIETGKRRIAHITSPRYLSITSERLGGYRKALEDHGIVYDESYVKYCHHGGMVTSENEEAVQQLLDMPEPPDAIFAASDRLTTGCMAVLVKNKIRIPQEIGMIGFTNIAVAQLFNPPLSAVVQPALDMGQQATELLIQLIENPKRVSGFETRCLQTRLDIRQSTTGEIKEEI; encoded by the coding sequence TTGGAGACTATTACCATAAAAGATATTGCAAAGGCTTTGAACCTCTCAACCTCGACGGTGTCGCGGGCGCTACGCAATAGTTATGAGATTAATCCGGAGACCAAAAGACTGGTGATGGAATATGCCGAGAAAATGAATTATCGGCCCAATCCCATAGCACTGAGTCTGAAGGATAGCAAGAGCAGAGCCATTGGGGTTATCATCCCTGAAATTGCCAACTACTTTTTTTCTCAGCTGATCAACGGTATTGAGTCCATTGCCTATAACCTGGGTTACCACGTGGTTATTTTCCAAAGCCACGAATCCTTTGAGCGGGAACTGGCCAATACCCATTACCTGGTGTCGCGCAAGGTAGACGGCCTGCTGGTGTCGCTATCCAGCCTGACCACGGATATCAATCACTTTGAGGAATTGATGGAGAAGGGTATGCCCATTGTGTTTTTTGACCGGGTCCCGCAGACGGACAATACCCATAAGATTATTGCAGACAATTTTGAAGGAAGTTACAAAGCCACGGCGCATCTGATTGAAACCGGCAAAAGGCGGATTGCGCACATTACCAGTCCGAGGTATCTGTCGATTACATCCGAAAGGCTGGGAGGTTATCGGAAAGCATTGGAAGACCACGGTATTGTATACGATGAGTCGTATGTGAAATATTGTCACCATGGGGGAATGGTAACCAGTGAGAACGAGGAGGCAGTGCAGCAATTGCTGGATATGCCGGAGCCTCCGGACGCCATATTTGCTGCCAGCGACCGGCTTACCACAGGTTGTATGGCTGTTTTAGTCAAAAATAAGATCAGGATTCCGCAGGAAATCGGGATGATCGGGTTTACCAATATTGCGGTAGCACAGCTTTTCAATCCCCCTCTGAGTGCCGTGGTACAACCCGCGCTGGATATGGGCCAACAGGCCACCGAGTTATTAATTCAGCTGATCGAAAATCCTAAAAGAGTATCCGGTTTTGAAACCAGGTGTCTGCAAACGAGGCTGGATATCCGGCAGTCGACCACCGGAGAAATAAAAGAAGAAATTTGA
- a CDS encoding RNA polymerase sigma factor: MNFFRSKKYNSLTELVQACQQQDTRAQTMLYERYKNKLTGVCLRYARTKAEAEDIFQESFVKVFRYINEVKDPESIDSWVKAVVIRTAINYYNRTTKQQELNSSLEMHTYDWENDDYVRIIDQLNIEILLKVINQLPDGYRMILNMHLIDGYTHTEIAGILSIADSTSRSQYLRGRNLLLIKLQELGITQNEIF, translated from the coding sequence ATGAACTTCTTCCGCTCTAAAAAATACAATTCGTTAACCGAACTGGTACAAGCCTGCCAACAGCAGGATACCAGAGCGCAGACGATGTTGTACGAGCGTTATAAGAATAAACTTACAGGCGTATGCCTTCGTTACGCCAGAACCAAGGCCGAAGCTGAAGACATATTCCAGGAGTCGTTTGTAAAGGTTTTCAGGTATATTAATGAAGTGAAAGATCCCGAATCCATTGATAGCTGGGTAAAAGCAGTGGTGATCAGGACAGCTATTAATTATTACAATCGCACTACCAAGCAACAGGAACTTAATTCTTCCCTTGAAATGCATACGTATGATTGGGAAAATGACGATTATGTAAGAATTATTGACCAGTTGAATATTGAAATACTGCTGAAGGTCATCAATCAGTTGCCGGATGGCTACCGGATGATCCTCAACATGCATCTTATTGACGGCTATACACATACCGAAATTGCCGGTATACTTTCCATTGCGGACAGTACCTCCAGATCGCAGTACCTGCGTGGGCGGAATTTGTTATTGATAAAATTACAGGAATTAGGAATTACGCAAAATGAAATCTTCTGA
- a CDS encoding tagaturonate reductase: protein MKSHLFRENLRCLRKHSPVEVADDSIFHLPEKVLQFGAGVLLRGLPDFFIDKANRQGIFNGRIVVVKTTSPGDIRSFEKQDNLYTICTRDLADGKTIEENIISSAISRVLSAKSQWSLVLDLAKNPNIAVIISNATELGIKLVQDDIYQWPPVSFPGKILAFLYARYVSFGGSTDSGLIILPTELIPNNGARLEAIVMELAHRNGLESAFIDWLEKHNDFCNSLVDRIVPGLPDETVKNEIESVLGYTDDLMIVTEKYRLWAIEGDERIRQKLSFEQADSGVVIQPDIEVFRELKLYLLNGAHTAGAALAYLCGFQTVSEAMENTSFSTFLVHLMEDEIAIAIPYPVERSVVLNFTQMVLDRFRNPFMEHKWSSIAQNYSAKIEARVLPVFFQYLEKQKVLPEYTTFAIAAYLLFMKVVRKNGDGYFAKSGDTFYQIQDPQAPLFYQYWQTGKLPGVVGSLLGEQAIWGQNLGRIEGLTRQVTSHVELLTNKDPLEALATFLSKAEYV from the coding sequence ATGAAATCGCATTTGTTTCGTGAAAACCTGCGGTGTCTCCGCAAACACTCCCCCGTAGAGGTGGCCGATGACAGTATTTTTCATTTGCCCGAAAAAGTACTTCAGTTTGGCGCCGGGGTATTGCTGCGCGGATTGCCTGATTTTTTCATTGACAAAGCCAATCGTCAGGGCATATTTAACGGGAGAATTGTGGTGGTAAAAACCACTTCACCCGGCGATATCCGGTCGTTTGAAAAACAGGACAACCTTTATACCATTTGTACCCGAGACCTGGCTGACGGCAAAACCATTGAAGAAAATATTATTTCATCAGCGATCAGCCGGGTACTTTCAGCCAAAAGCCAGTGGTCGCTGGTACTTGATCTTGCCAAAAATCCCAATATCGCGGTTATCATTTCTAATGCAACCGAGCTCGGCATCAAACTTGTACAGGATGATATCTATCAATGGCCCCCGGTATCATTTCCCGGAAAGATACTTGCTTTCCTGTATGCCCGTTATGTTTCCTTTGGCGGTAGCACGGACAGCGGGCTGATCATCCTGCCAACAGAGCTCATCCCGAACAACGGAGCGCGGCTGGAAGCCATCGTTATGGAACTTGCCCACCGCAACGGGCTCGAGAGCGCTTTTATTGACTGGCTCGAAAAACACAATGATTTCTGCAATTCCCTGGTTGACCGCATTGTGCCCGGACTGCCCGATGAGACTGTTAAAAATGAGATAGAAAGTGTTCTGGGATATACGGACGACCTGATGATCGTCACAGAAAAATATCGGTTGTGGGCCATAGAAGGCGATGAGCGTATCCGCCAGAAATTATCGTTTGAACAGGCCGACTCGGGTGTGGTAATCCAACCTGATATTGAAGTTTTTCGTGAGCTTAAACTTTATCTTCTCAATGGCGCGCATACCGCAGGTGCTGCACTGGCTTATCTGTGCGGTTTTCAAACCGTCTCGGAGGCGATGGAAAACACTTCCTTTTCTACCTTTCTGGTCCATCTGATGGAAGACGAAATTGCCATAGCCATACCGTATCCTGTGGAAAGATCCGTTGTTTTGAATTTCACTCAGATGGTACTGGATCGTTTCCGAAATCCTTTTATGGAACATAAGTGGTCTTCCATCGCTCAAAATTATTCAGCCAAAATAGAAGCCCGCGTGCTGCCTGTTTTCTTTCAATATCTTGAAAAACAAAAAGTTCTTCCGGAATACACCACCTTCGCGATAGCAGCTTACCTGCTGTTTATGAAAGTTGTGAGAAAAAACGGAGATGGCTATTTTGCAAAATCCGGCGATACTTTTTATCAAATTCAGGATCCGCAAGCTCCTCTCTTTTATCAGTACTGGCAAACCGGAAAACTTCCTGGGGTGGTGGGTTCTCTGTTGGGAGAGCAGGCTATCTGGGGACAGAATTTAGGCAGGATCGAGGGATTAACCAGGCAGGTAACCTCTCACGTTGAGCTACTGACCAACAAAGATCCGCTGGAAGCACTCGCTACATTTCTAAGCAAAGCCGAGTATGTATAA
- the kduI gene encoding 5-dehydro-4-deoxy-D-glucuronate isomerase, giving the protein MKIRFESSPGEVAQMNTSSLREHFLIENIFHDHAIDWVYSHYDRVMIGSAMPISGALVLNTFDSLKADFFLERRELGIINIAGDGIVTADGVSFEISKLDCVYVGRGTKEVTFASLDPAAPAAFYLLSAPAHQPHPTRLFTKEDATPVTVGSSETSNLRTIYKYIHREGIQSCQLVMGLTVLSAGSVWNTMPAHVHDRRMEAYCYFDIPDNQKVLHLMGQPAETRHIWIGDRQAVISPPWSIHAGCGTANYSFIWGMAGENKDYTDMDSVAINDLR; this is encoded by the coding sequence ATGAAAATCAGATTTGAAAGCAGTCCCGGAGAAGTAGCACAGATGAATACTTCGTCATTAAGGGAACATTTTTTAATAGAAAACATATTCCATGACCATGCGATCGACTGGGTGTATTCTCATTACGACAGAGTCATGATCGGAAGTGCAATGCCAATCTCCGGAGCTCTTGTTTTAAATACTTTTGATTCCTTAAAAGCCGATTTTTTCCTGGAAAGAAGGGAGCTTGGCATTATTAACATTGCTGGTGACGGCATTGTTACGGCCGACGGAGTATCCTTCGAAATCAGCAAACTGGACTGTGTATATGTTGGGAGAGGAACAAAAGAAGTGACTTTTGCCAGTCTGGACCCAGCAGCACCAGCGGCATTTTATCTGCTTTCTGCTCCGGCGCACCAGCCTCACCCCACACGCTTGTTCACCAAAGAAGACGCCACACCCGTGACGGTGGGCAGCAGTGAAACCTCCAATCTCCGAACCATTTATAAATATATTCACAGAGAGGGTATTCAAAGTTGCCAGCTGGTAATGGGGCTTACGGTACTCAGTGCCGGAAGCGTCTGGAATACGATGCCAGCACATGTGCACGACCGTAGAATGGAGGCTTACTGTTATTTTGATATCCCTGATAACCAGAAAGTCCTGCATCTGATGGGGCAACCCGCCGAAACCAGACATATCTGGATAGGCGACCGCCAGGCTGTCATTTCTCCTCCCTGGTCGATCCACGCGGGATGTGGCACGGCCAATTATTCTTTTATATGGGGAATGGCGGGAGAAAATAAAGATTATACCGATATGGATTCCGTTGCCATCAACGACTTACGCTAA
- a CDS encoding cupin domain-containing protein: MNLTTKGNQFIQDESITWEDLGAGLKRKMMAYDDNLMMVKVSFEKGGIGALHSHYHTQMSYVESGAFEITIGDKKEILKKGDVYHIPPDIPHGALCLEAGILIDIFTPLREDFITR; this comes from the coding sequence ATGAACCTGACAACAAAAGGAAATCAATTCATTCAGGATGAAAGTATTACCTGGGAAGACCTGGGAGCGGGATTGAAACGAAAAATGATGGCCTACGATGACAACCTGATGATGGTTAAGGTATCTTTCGAAAAAGGAGGGATTGGCGCACTGCACAGTCACTATCATACGCAGATGAGCTATGTTGAAAGCGGAGCATTTGAAATTACGATAGGAGATAAAAAAGAAATACTGAAGAAAGGAGATGTATACCACATTCCGCCAGATATCCCCCATGGCGCATTGTGCCTGGAGGCAGGTATACTGATTGATATTTTCACACCGCTCCGGGAAGATTTTATAACTCGCTAA
- a CDS encoding methionine aminotransferase, translated as MPHSATSFTSKLPEVGTTIFTKMSALAGAFDAINLAQGFPEFDCAPGLQALVSKYMKLGKNQYAPMAGVSALREAITQKINTYNHCSYDPDLEITITSGATEALYVAISAVVRPGDEVIVFEPAYDSYVPAIRMSGGVPVYVTLDPRFQKIDWEQVSTRISTRTRAIIVNTPNNPSGYVWTREDLLQLDTLASRHDLIVISDEVYEHIIFDGRKHLSVSSVKSLAERSFICGSFGKTFHITGWKLGYCLATAAFMVEFRKIHQFMVFSVITPFQFAIAEFLNEPEHYLELSAFYQRKRDLFNDALKATGFDIRPTEGSFFQNAGYAGLSEENDLALAERLTREIGVASIPVSSFYAAPVSYKVLRFCFAKNDDTLLKAAERLGKISWQ; from the coding sequence ATGCCGCATTCTGCCACTTCTTTTACTTCCAAGCTTCCGGAGGTAGGTACCACCATTTTTACCAAAATGTCAGCACTTGCGGGAGCGTTTGATGCCATTAATCTGGCTCAGGGCTTCCCCGAATTTGATTGTGCGCCTGGCCTGCAGGCTTTGGTGAGCAAGTATATGAAGCTTGGAAAAAACCAGTATGCTCCCATGGCAGGCGTTTCCGCGCTGCGGGAAGCCATTACGCAAAAAATTAATACTTACAACCATTGTTCCTATGATCCTGACCTGGAGATAACCATCACCAGCGGGGCAACCGAGGCCTTGTATGTTGCTATCTCGGCGGTAGTCCGTCCGGGAGACGAGGTAATTGTATTTGAGCCTGCTTATGATAGTTATGTACCGGCCATCCGGATGAGCGGAGGTGTGCCGGTGTACGTTACGCTGGACCCCCGGTTTCAGAAAATTGACTGGGAACAGGTTAGTACCCGCATATCGACCCGGACACGTGCGATTATTGTCAATACGCCTAATAATCCTTCTGGGTATGTGTGGACCCGGGAAGATCTGCTTCAGCTGGATACCCTGGCCAGCAGGCATGATCTGATTGTGATCAGCGATGAGGTTTACGAGCATATCATCTTCGATGGCCGAAAACATTTATCGGTTTCTTCTGTTAAATCACTGGCAGAACGCTCGTTTATCTGCGGTTCTTTTGGTAAAACTTTTCATATTACGGGCTGGAAACTGGGGTATTGTCTGGCTACTGCGGCGTTCATGGTGGAGTTCAGGAAAATACACCAGTTTATGGTATTCAGCGTGATTACTCCTTTTCAGTTCGCCATCGCCGAATTTCTGAATGAGCCGGAGCATTATCTGGAGCTGTCGGCTTTCTATCAGCGGAAACGGGATCTTTTTAACGATGCCCTGAAAGCTACCGGATTTGACATCAGGCCAACTGAGGGTAGTTTTTTTCAGAATGCGGGTTATGCGGGGTTATCTGAAGAAAATGATCTGGCTCTTGCCGAGCGGCTCACCAGGGAGATAGGTGTAGCCTCAATCCCGGTTTCTTCTTTTTATGCTGCGCCGGTCAGCTACAAAGTGCTGAGATTCTGCTTTGCCAAAAATGATGATACACTTTTAAAAGCCGCTGAAAGGCTTGGGAAAATAAGCTGGCAGTAG
- a CDS encoding NUDIX hydrolase, whose amino-acid sequence MNGGQTISVNVSNALFNFRVAGIATVGEKVLLHKTPADNYWSLPGGRVEMFEFAAEALQREMSEELGKRAKVGSLIAVAENFFEYEGIDHHEIGFYYLMDIADLEDTEDKIVHDDSGELLCRWHELSALSEIPLYPPLPLREMLANVGTVRHFTFSRLKLETPPF is encoded by the coding sequence ATGAACGGAGGACAGACGATCAGTGTAAATGTCAGCAATGCACTATTTAATTTTCGGGTTGCAGGTATTGCAACTGTCGGGGAAAAAGTATTGTTACACAAAACTCCTGCCGATAATTACTGGAGCCTGCCTGGCGGGCGGGTCGAAATGTTTGAATTTGCTGCTGAAGCCCTGCAGCGTGAAATGTCAGAGGAGCTGGGGAAACGGGCAAAAGTGGGTAGCCTGATCGCTGTTGCTGAAAATTTTTTCGAATACGAGGGTATTGATCACCACGAAATCGGATTTTATTATCTGATGGACATAGCCGACCTGGAAGATACAGAGGACAAGATTGTACATGATGATTCCGGCGAGCTGCTTTGCAGATGGCACGAACTGAGTGCATTGTCCGAAATCCCGCTATATCCGCCACTTCCTCTGCGTGAAATGCTGGCCAACGTAGGTACTGTAAGGCATTTTACATTTTCCAGGTTGAAACTGGAAACGCCTCCTTTTTAA